Proteins encoded in a region of the Bombyx mori chromosome 23, ASM3026992v2 genome:
- the BmDJ-1beta gene encoding DJ-1 beta isoform X1: MVLMLLLSLSTRSNLFLKTLANYRAFKSRTMSKSALVILAQGAEEMETVITVDMLRRGGVTVTLAGLEGSSPVLCSRQVTLVPDKSLTEALAEKQQYDAVILPGGLEGSDSLSKSEKVGALLKDHEDNGKIIAAICAAPIAFAAHGVARGRRVTSYPSTRDKLSAGDYTYVEGERVVVDGNVVTSRGPGTAYWFGLTLIELLTGKEKADQVEKGMLISQY; this comes from the exons atggttctCATGTTGCTGTTGTCATTGTCTACTcgttctaatttatttttaaaaactctTGCAAATTATAGAGCTTTTAAATCAAG aaCAATGAGCAAGTCTGCGTTAGTGATTTTGGCGCAGGGTGCAGAGGAGATGGAGACAGTTATAACTGTTGATATGCTGAGACGAGGAGGG GTAACAGTTACTCTAGCTGGCTTGGAAGGTTCATCTCCTGTGCTGTGCTCAAGGCAAGTGACTCTAGTACCTGATAAGTCACTGACTGAAGCCCTCGCTGAGAAACAACAGTATGATGCT GTGATTCTACCAGGAGGCTTAGAAGGATCAGACAGTCTCTCCAAATCCGAGAAGGTTGGTGCTCTgcttaaagaccacgaggataATGGGAAAATCATTGCTGCCATTTGTGCTG CTCCCATAGCGTTTGCAGCCCACGGCGTGGCGAGGGGCCGGCGCGTGACGTCATACCCCAGCACCAGGGACAAGCTGTCGGCCGGCGACTACACGTACGTGGAGGGGGAGAGGGTGGTGGTGGACGGCAACGTGGTCACCAGCCGG GGTCCCGGCACGGCGTACTGGTTTGGTTTAACCCTCATCGAGTTGCTGACGGGAAAGGAAAAGGCCGATCAAGTCGAAAAGGGAATGTTAATCTCGCAgtactaa
- the BmDJ-1beta gene encoding DJ-1 beta isoform X2, translated as MSKSALVILAQGAEEMETVITVDMLRRGGVTVTLAGLEGSSPVLCSRQVTLVPDKSLTEALAEKQQYDAVILPGGLEGSDSLSKSEKVGALLKDHEDNGKIIAAICAAPIAFAAHGVARGRRVTSYPSTRDKLSAGDYTYVEGERVVVDGNVVTSRGPGTAYWFGLTLIELLTGKEKADQVEKGMLISQY; from the exons ATGAGCAAGTCTGCGTTAGTGATTTTGGCGCAGGGTGCAGAGGAGATGGAGACAGTTATAACTGTTGATATGCTGAGACGAGGAGGG GTAACAGTTACTCTAGCTGGCTTGGAAGGTTCATCTCCTGTGCTGTGCTCAAGGCAAGTGACTCTAGTACCTGATAAGTCACTGACTGAAGCCCTCGCTGAGAAACAACAGTATGATGCT GTGATTCTACCAGGAGGCTTAGAAGGATCAGACAGTCTCTCCAAATCCGAGAAGGTTGGTGCTCTgcttaaagaccacgaggataATGGGAAAATCATTGCTGCCATTTGTGCTG CTCCCATAGCGTTTGCAGCCCACGGCGTGGCGAGGGGCCGGCGCGTGACGTCATACCCCAGCACCAGGGACAAGCTGTCGGCCGGCGACTACACGTACGTGGAGGGGGAGAGGGTGGTGGTGGACGGCAACGTGGTCACCAGCCGG GGTCCCGGCACGGCGTACTGGTTTGGTTTAACCCTCATCGAGTTGCTGACGGGAAAGGAAAAGGCCGATCAAGTCGAAAAGGGAATGTTAATCTCGCAgtactaa
- the LOC101737789 gene encoding zinc finger protein 1, translating to MLHNNGPFGPNEASVNMNTQVNMTFNNSVNYVNNLNKITQETEQTPGVAYNFPNYGFGPPGLSMNPQIPRYPTYHLDNMHSAFTTHRSQKFDPMPWSSSLMPTNFNLQHGEPQKIMGYHQTYDAISPHPLSSTDTYHRNLHYNVPHPQPLDYATYGSHDSRIDHNSQDNITVNKTTTLNETKRKSLENTVRLIENILSNASNKNTEELDSPRSNIQNETEDSQTNQNVTSTTEKTTDISSDEMKSNDNQIQSSENTQDSFNFDESSKGESQNSDDKCNIDDGDGEDSLSNIEVKVEMTCGETEYINPYLKDPNGVQKDGLNGTFVSAENSIREAIEAVRATKCVITGTVVNLSYECPHCSLMFCNPKRFLIHTKWHTLGFNKKTERAKRREIRRNEKREARMMEKMNEVKEEPVGNGQTFSCKDCDRVFITKSRLRYHRHTVHSTRRRVKVQEEGAPFQCTDCPKQFKHRHSLEKHRASHMEKIHECPDCPKKFGSVSQLKMHSKTHERITRGHTFHCTYCGKGFYESYNLQVHERTHRNERPYVCDICTSTFLTNSSLKRHLRVSHSSAKPYECKHCHKSFAKEKIRDSHEVRVHGDPESFRFHCPQCQNKYTTFKDLQKHTYKAHPKGKRRKRRQDLDD from the exons ATGTTACACAACAATGGGCCTTTTGGCCCGAATGAAGCATCAGTGAATATGAACACTCAAGTTAACATGACGTTCAATAATAGTGTAAATTACGTGAATAACTTGAATAAAATCACCCAGGAAACCGAACAAACACCGGGTGTGGCATACAACTTCCCCAATTACGGTTTCGGACCTCCAGGATTAAGCATGAACCCACAAATTCCACGTTATCCAACATATCACCTTGATAATATGCACTCCGCTTTTACGACTCACAGATCGCAAAAGTTCGACCCAATGCCGTGGAGCAGTAGTCTAATGCCTACCAACTTTAATCTACAGCACGGAGAGCCCCAGAAAATAATGGGTTATCACCAAACTTACGACGCAATCTCTCCTCACCCATTGTCCAGTACTGATACATATCACAGAAACCTACATTATAATGTACCACATCCGCAACCCTTAGACTACGCAACCTATGGATCGCACGACTCTAGAATAGACCACAACTCACAAGATAATATAACAGTGAATAAAACCACTACACTAAACGAAACAAAACGTAAAAGTCTCGAAAACACCGTAAgattaatagaaaatatattaagtaatgcGTCTAATAAGAATACGGAGGAACTTGACTCGCCTCGGTCAAACATCCAAAACGAAACTGAAGACAGTCAAACAAACCAAAATGTGACCAGTACAACTGAAAAAACTACAGACATATCAAGTGACGAGATGAAAAGCAACGATAACCAAATACAGAGCTCTGAAAACACACAGGATTCCTTCAATTTTGATGAAAGTTCTAAAGGTGAATCACAAAATTCTGATGACAAGTGCAATATAGACGATGGAGACGGTGAAGATTCGCTCAGCAACATTGAAGTTAAAGTTGAAATGACATGCGGAGAGACAGAGTATATTAATCCATATTTGAAAGACCCAAATGGAGTTCAGAAAGATGGTTTAAATGGAACATTTGTGTCAGCAGAGAATAGCATTCGTGAGGCTATTGAAGCAGTAAGAGCTACTA AATGTGTGATCACCGGAACTGTGGTGAATTTAAGTTATGAATGCCCACATTGTAGCCTCATGTTTTGTAATCCGAAACGTTTCCTCATACACACAAAGTGGCATACCTTGGGCTTCAATAAGAAGACGGAGAGGGCTAAGCGAAGAGAGATTAGGCGGAACGAGAAGAGAGAGGCTAGGATGATGGAGAAAATGAATGAG GTGAAAGAGGAGCCAGTAGGAAACGGTCAGACCTTTTCTTGCAAGGACTGCGATAGAGTCTTCATAACGAAGAGTCGACTGCGTTACCACAGGCACAC TGTTCACTCGACCCGTCGTCGCGTGAAGGTGCAGGAAGAAGGGGCGCCCTTCCAGTGCACCGACTGCCCGAAGCAGTTCAAGCACAGACATTCCCTGGAGAAGCACAGGGCTTCGCACATG GAGAAAATCCACGAGTGTCCCGATTGTCCAAAGAAGTTCGGTTCGGTGTCGCAACTGAAGATGCACTCGAAGACGCACGAGCGGATCACGCGGGGACACACCTTCCACTGCACCTACTGCGGGAAGGGGTTCTACGAGAGCTACAACCTACAG GTCCACGAGAGGACGCACCGTAACGAGCGTCCGTACGTGTGCGACATCTGCACCAGCACCTTCCTCACCAACTCCAGCCTCAAGCGACACCTGCGGGTC TCGCACAGCAGCGCGAAGCCCTACGAGTGCAAGCACTGCCACAAGAGCTTCGCCAAGGAGAAGATCCGGGACTCGCACGAGGTCCGCGTGCACGGCGACCCGGAGTCCTTTCGCTTCCACTGCCCCCAGTGTCAGAACAA GTACACAACGTTCAAAGATCTCCAGAAGCACACGTACAAAGCGCATCCTAAAGGTAAGAGACGCAAGCGGAGACAGGATCTCGACGACTAG
- the LOC101736153 gene encoding uncharacterized protein C1orf198 homolog, translating into MALSAAAEDYFRTMNPLAAKIHEDIIEAKNLYENIWDSLTEKEKVELLNDTLIKPDITLKYSLLDTFNFDLNALPAEKNDLMSFFGREHGQKLIQDENSSYRDEHSAPFLYQTKSQLDLCVLSSYRVPKEKPTSPPPVMSELELSHSKVVSELKNALKSHELRSHKEREVTSPGFISKFMGNFKSKDEDRECLVLSNQTQIVASSDNFFKTNFKSVQNDSRDYRNSVVKSSSDLSEENRGLLSSSQASSGTDFQSQETLTESMSALPKTGYDFLDNW; encoded by the exons ATGGCGTTGAGCGCCGCTGCCGAAGATTATTTCCGCACTATGAATCCGTTAGCAGCGAAAATTCACGAAGACATAATTGAAGCGAAAAATTTATACGAAAACATCTGGGATTCACTCACGGAAAAGGAAAAA GTGGAACTTTTAAACGACACACTCATAAAACCAGACATCACATTAAAATATTCTCTGCTGGATACATTCAATTTTGATTTGAATGCTTTACCTGCAGAAAAAAATGACTTGATGTCATTCTTTGGCCGCGAACATGGTCAAAAGTTAATACAGGATGAGAATTCCTCGTACAGAGATGAACATTCAGCTCCATTTCTATACCAAACTAAGAGTCAGCTAGATTTGTGCGTTTTAAGCTCTTATAGAGTACCTAAGGAAAAGCCTACTTCACCTCCACCTGTGATGTCTGAATTGGAGTTATCTCACTCTAAAGTTGTGTCAGAATTGAAGAATGCTCTCAAGTCCCATGAGTTACGTTCTCACAAGGAAAGAGAGGTCACTTCACCAGGCTTCATAAGTAAATTCATGGGAAACTTTAAGAGTAAAGATGAAGACAGAGAGTGCTTAGTATTGAGCAACCAGACACAGATTGTTGCTTCTTCAGATAACTTcttcaaaacaaattttaagaGTGTGCAAAATGATAGCAGAGATTATAGGAATAGTGTGGTGAAATCTAGCAGTG ATCTGTCAGAGGAGAACAGGGGATTGTTGTCGTCGTCGCAGGCGTCCTCCGGTACCGACTTCCAGTCGCAGGAGACACTCACCGAATCAATGTCCGCTTTGCCAAAGACCGGCTACGATTTTCTTGATAATTGGTAA
- the LOC101736289 gene encoding enhancer of rudimentary homolog → MSHTILLVQPGPRPETRTYSDYESVNDCMEGVCKIYEEHLKRRNPNTPTITYDISQLFDFVDQLADLSCLVYQKSTNTYAPYNKDWIKEKIYVLLRQAAGQSD, encoded by the exons ATG AGTCACACAATTTTGCTGGTGCAGCCCGGTCCGAGGCCCGAAACCAGGACTTACTCAGACTACGAAAGCGTCAACGACTGCATGGAGGGTGTGTGTAAAATATATGAGGAACATCTGAAAAGGCGAAACCCTAATACACCCACTATCACGTACGATATATCACAACTCTTCGATTTTGTAGACCAG ttgGCAGATCTGAGCTGTTTAGTTTATCAGAAATCTACAAACACATACGCACCCTACAACAAAGATTGGATAAAGGAAAAGATATATGTTTTATTGCGTCAAGCGGCCGGACAGAGTGAttaa